The Cyclopterus lumpus isolate fCycLum1 chromosome 12, fCycLum1.pri, whole genome shotgun sequence genome window below encodes:
- the LOC117740393 gene encoding ectonucleoside triphosphate diphosphohydrolase 2, protein MALRCAHPLVLIALLLFGLVALLLLTIPTEDVREAPGFMYGIVLDAGSSHTALYIYKWPGDKQNGTGVVTQHSECHVSGGGISSYAGQQGAAGQSLEACLDQAMKDIPKERHQFTPVYLGATAGMRLLDMSSPELSAQILQEVGLKIQSYPFSFQGASVLSGHSEGAYGWITVNYLLENFIKYGFVGRWLSPGRPTVGALDFGGASTQITFATEEVENERDVTKLRLYDQEYSLYTHSFLCYGQDQVLKRLLAHIVKSQGYSGSVTHPCYPAGHNRTLELNSVFDSPCTAEYKPSSPDSQASLTIHGSGHYEQCLSNVSQIFSFEHCPYSQCSFNGVFQPNVTGSFMAFSAFYYIHAFLQRTTSITASTPSQLEEASKAVCRMTFKEMLLLAPEQSSRLQDYCAISVFVNILMLRGYGFDEMSFPRISFQKKAGDTSVGWALGYMLRLSSLLPAETEGLRKALTPAAWGTLIFLFILLLAAVLVLILLQARGGKKKKRGGESPI, encoded by the exons ATGGCTCTGCGCTGCGCTCACCCGCTGGTCCTCATCGCGCTGCTGCTGTTCGGACTTGTTGCCCTGCTGCTCCTGACGATCCCCACCGAGGACGTTCGGGAGGCGCCGGGGTTCATG TACGGGATCGTCTTGGATGCGGGATCCTCGCACACAGCTCTGTACATATACAAGTGGCCAGGAGACAAGCAAAATGGCACCGGCGTGGTCACCCAGCACAGCGAATGTCACGTTAGCG GCGGAGGGATCTCCAGCTATGCGGGCCAACAGGGAGCAGCAGGCCAGAGTCTCGAGGCGTGTCTGGACCAGGCAATGAAGGACATCCCCAAAGAAAGACATCAGTTCACACCTGTGTACCTGGGAGCCACAGCTGGCATGAGGCTTCTGGA CATGTCAAGCCCAGAGCTGTCGGCTCAGATTCTACAGGAAGTGGGCCTCAAGATCCAGTCCTACCCTTTCAGCTTCCAGGGGGCGTCCGTACTGAGCGGTCACAGCGAGGGGGCGTACGGCTGGATCACCGTCAACTACCTCTTGGAGAACTTCATCAAG TATGGTTTCGTGGGGCGCTGGCTCAGCCCCGGCAGGCCCACAGTGGGAGCGCTTGATTTCGGCGGGGCGTCCACCCAGATAACATTTGCGACGGAGGAAGTGGAGAACGAGCGCGACGTGACGAAGCTGCGCCTGTACGACCAGGAGTACTCCCTGTACACGCACAGCTTCCTGTGCTACGGGCAGGACCAGGTCCTCAAGAGGCTGCTGGCTCACATAGTGAAG TCTCAGGGTTACTCTGGATCAGTCACTCACCCCTGCTATCCTGCAGGCCACAACAGAACTTTAGAGTTGAACAGTGTATTTGACTCTCCGTGTACCGCGGAGTACAAACCCAGCTCCCCCGACTCCCAGGCTTCTCTGACGATACACGGCAGCGGACATTACGAACAGTGTCTGAGCAACGTGTCCCAGATCTTCTCCTTCGAGCACTGCCCGTACTCCCAGTGCTCCTTCAATGGAGTCTTCCAGCCAAATGTCACCGGAAGCTTCATG GCGTTCTCTGCATTCTACTACATTCACGCCTTCCTGCAGCGAACCACCAGCATCACCGCCAGCACTCCGTCACAGCTGGAGGAGGCATCCAAAGCTGTGTGCAGGATGACCTTCAAAGAA atGCTGCTTCTTGCGCCGGAGCAATCGTCTCGCCTGCAGGACTACTGCGCCATCTCTGTGTTCGTTAATATTCTCATGTTGAGAGGATACGGCTTCGATGAGATGTCGTTCCCACGCATCTCCTTCCAGAAGAAG GCAGGGGACACCTCGGTGGGTTGGGCTCTGGGCTACATGCTCAGGCTGAGCAGTTTGCTGCCGGCAGAGACGGAGGGGCTGAGGAAGGCCCTGACCCCGGCGGCGTGGGGAACGCTCATCtttctcttcatcctcctgctcGCCGCGGTCCTGGTCCTCATCTTACTCCAGGCTCGTggcgggaagaagaagaaaagaggcgGTGAAAGCCCCATCTAG
- the phpt1 gene encoding 14 kDa phosphohistidine phosphatase: MCTQTRAAALMANIPRVDIDPSGVFKYVLIRVHSKEEGDDSEIDIVRGYGWAEFHADIYDKVSEELEKGGHLDCECVGGGRINHDPQAKKIHVYGHSIGFGRANHAVTTEKLKAQYPDYDVTWDNEGY, translated from the exons ATGTGCACGCAGACGAGGGCTGCGGCTCTCATGGCCAACATCCCGCGGGTCGACATCGACCCGTCCGGCGTCTTCAAGTACGTCCTCATCAGGGTGCACAGCAAAGAGGAGGGCGACGACTCGGAGATAGACATCGTCCGAGGGTACGGCTGGGCGGAGTTCCACG CTGATATCTATGACAAGGTGTCAGAAGAGCTGGAAAAGGGAGGCCACCTGGACTGTGAGTGTGTCGGAGGAGGGAGGATCAACCACGACCCCCAGGCCAAGAAGATCCACGTCTACGGACACTCAATA GGCTTTGGAAGAGCGAACCACGCTGTAACTACTGAGAAGCTGAAGGCTCAGTATCCAGACTACGATGTGACCTGGGACAATGAAGGATACTaa